The Oscillatoria acuminata PCC 6304 genomic interval CTGACCAATCCCGATCGCCCCTCCCTTCAACGCATAGGTGTAACTGCCCCGCAAACCGTTCCAACCCCTGAAATTCCTTGAAAAAACCTCAACTTCAAACTATAACCAGTCAGGTTCAAGTTTGGGTTCACCCTGGAGTCAGTATGATTACCCTTGACAGATTGGCAAAACTAATCAGTGCTAAAGTTGGTAATCTTGGGCAACATAGCCTATAGTTGACTTTGATCTGCCCTTATTTCAGAAGTTGTATCTCTACCGTTCCCAATACCAATGACACTTAATAGTAAACTAGGGGTTGGAAATGAAAGCCCTCATTCTGAAGAACCGACAGGTTTTCCCGTGGCAGTGGACAACTCCAATCCTTTTAACAACACAGGGTTAATATTGGGTCAAAATCGCGATAACCGGCTCCCCGGGGAAGAAACCAGGAGTAACGATATTGTGCCGAGTAGCATAGCCAAAATTAAAGTCATTGGCGTAGGCGGCGGTGGATGCAATGCTGTCAACCGCATGATTGCAAGTGAAGTCTCGGGAGTAGAATTTTGGGCGGTGAATACCGATGCCCAAGCTCTAGTCCAATCCACTGCAACCAAACGCCTTCAAGTCGGACAAAAACTGACCCGAGGTCTCGGCGCAGGTGGCAACCCCGCCATCGGTCAAAAAGCCGCAGAGGAGTCTCGCGATGAGATTGCTCATGCCTTAGAACATTCTGACCTCGTTTTCATTACCGCAGGCATGGGGGGTGGGACCGGCACCGGGGCCGCCCCCATCGTCGCCGAAGCCGCCAAGGAAGTTGGGGCCCTGACTGTAGGGGTGGTAACCCGTCCGTTTATGTTCGAGGGCCGTCGGCGCACGAACCAAGCGGAAGAAGGGATCGCCGCCCTCCAAAGTCGGGTCGATACTCTAATTGTCATCCCCAACGATAAATTGCTCTCGGTCATTTCCGAACAAACCCCAGTTCAAGAAGCCTTTCGAGTGGCGGATGATATCCTCCGCCAAGGGGTTCAGGGGATTTCAGATATTATTACCATTCCAGGTCTGGTGAATGTGGACTTTGCCGACGTGCGAGCGGTAATGGCTGATGCTGGGTCTGCCTTAATGGGAATCGGTGTCGGTTCGGGTAAATCCCGGGCCAGAGAAGCGGCCCTCAGTGCCATTTCTTCTCCTTTACTCGAATCCTCGATTGAAGGGGCCAAGGGCGTCGTCTTGAATATTACCGGCGGCACTGATTTGACCTTGCATGAGGTCAATGCAGCAGCGGAAACGGTGTACGAAGTGGTTGATCCCAATGCCAATATTATTTTTGGTGCCGTGATTGACGAACGCCTCCAAGGGGAAATTCGCATCACCGTGATTGCCACCGGCTTTTCCTCAGACCCCCCCCAACCTGGAACCCAGGTCGCCAGGGTGGTTACGCAACCGCAACCGCAACGGTTCATTCCTAAGCCTCCAGCCGCATCCCCCCCACCGCCTCCGACTCCCGATCCTTCCCGTGGTAAGCCACCGGGATTGGATATTCCGGATTTCCTGCAAAAGCGTCGCCCTCCGCGATAACGATTCAGGAATGATGAGTTGGAATGAATCGCTGCTGACCCTCCGACTGGGTGAGCAGTTGATTTTTTTGAGCAATGTTCAGGGTCCAGGGTTAAACGATGTCTGATCTACAAGCAATTTCACAGCCGGCGATCGTCCCAGTCGCATTGACGATCGCCGGTTCCGATAGTGGTGGAGGGGCCGGAATTCAAGCGGATTTGAAAACCTTTGCGTTTCATGGGGTGCATGGCACGAGCGCCCTCACCTGCGTCACGGCTCAAAGTACGATGGGGGTGACCCGGGTGGATGGGTTGCCGGTGGAGGCGATCGCTGCTCAAATTGATGCAGTGGCTCAGGATATGAGGGTGCTGGCGGTCAAAACTGGAATGCTCCTAAATCGGGAGATTATTGCAGCAGTGGTGGAACGAGTTGAATCCCTACATCTCCAGAATTTAGTGGTGGATCCGGTAATGGTCTCTCGAACTGGCGCGCAACTGATTGATGATGAAGCGGTGACATTGTTGCAGGATGTTTTAGTGCCGTTAGGGGCGATCGTCACCCCCAATCGTTACGAGGCCCAAATTCTGAGCGGATTACCAATTAATACCTTAGATGATATGCGCGCTGCTGCTCAGAGAATCCATAAGTGCGGAGTTTCTGGGGTCCTCGTCAAAGGAGGCGGCATGGCGGGAGAATTGCGCGGGGTAGATGTCTGGTTTGATGGGGACTGCCTAGAAACCTTAAGAACGGTAACGGTAGAGACTCGGAATACTCATGGGACTGGATGCACTTTGTCGGCGGCGATCGCCGCTAATTTAGCATTAGGTCAAGATTCCTTAACAGCGGTCAAAAATGCCAAAAACTATGTCACCGAAGCCCTACAATTTGCCTTAGAAATTGGTCAAGGTCCCGGTCCAGTTGGTCACTTTTTCCCCTTATTTAGCGGAACATCGCCGTGAAGAACTACAAATCAAGTCCACGATAAATTGCTTTAAGTCAGGACGATGATCTCGTGAGTATCTATAAGTAATCTGAATCGGAACGGGTTCGACTGTTGGGTTAGGTTCCCGAAGATATTGTCCATGAACATGAAACGATGTTGAATCGAGGTGTAGGTTCTGGGTATTTACTCCGGACCTTTTAGGGGCAGCCAAGGTAATTTTGATAAATAGTTCAATGATGCCTGAAACATACAGTTCGTCTAGGACTCGATCTACAACGTCATCATTGAGGTGTTCTGGTGTTATCCCTAATCCAACGCAAATGTTCTGTGGCTTTGCCAACCAAGAATTGGGAAAATAAATAGTGAGGGGCGCTCACCAAGCCTAAACCATTGAAAATCATCGCTTTGACGATGATTTTCGGACTCACAAAGGTGAGAAGACGGGGCTTAAGTTCCCGGTTAATTAGCTCGACAAGCCCTATCTCATCAATGATGCTTTCTTACTATGCCACAGTGGTCAATATCCTGTAGAATAATGCTGGATGCTATGTAGGTTATGATTTTATAATATTCCCTACTCTCTTATTTGACCTGCGGAATGTAGGTTATAATTGAAAAAATTGGGTGCTGCTGGAAAATTCTCAACAAATAATTACTCCCAGGAAGGCATAAAAGATGCAGAAAAGAAACAGTCAACATTTGACGAGCTTTCATCAAATCTTTGAGAGCCAAGTCCAAAAGACTCCAGAGGCGATCGCGATTGTTTGTAACGGTCAGCAATTGACTTATTCGGAACTAAATCAAAGAGCGAACCAACTCGCCCATTATCTGCAAGATTTGGGAGTGGGTTGTGAGCAATTAGTTGGGATATTCATGGAGCGATCCATTGAAATCGTTGTGACAATCCTGGGCATTTTTAAAGCCGGAGCAGCTTATGTTCCTCTAGATCCAGGATATCCGAAGGAACGATTAACATATATCGCCCAGGAAACTCAATTTTTTCTATTGTTGACGCAAAAACATTTAGGCGATCGCCTGCCTCCATCCTCGGCAAAAATATCTTATATAGACTCTAACTGGGATACCATTGCTCAGTATAGTCGAGAGAATTTACCCACAGAAATATTACCGGAAAACTTAGCCTACATCATGTACACATCTGGCTCCACTGGACAGCCAAAAGGGGTACAGATGCCTTATATTAATATAGTCCGATACATTCAGGCATTAAGTCAGGTGGTGACAGTCCAGCCGGAGGATATTTATCTGCACGTTGCATCCTTCTCGTTTTCTTCTTCCATTAGACAATTAATGCTGCCACTGTCTCAGGGAGCCAAAGTGGTAATCGCCACGCGAGAACAAACCAAAAATCCTTTGGAATTACTGAACTTAATGTGTCAACAGCAAGTCACTATATCTGATGGAGTTTGTTCAGTTTGGCGGTCAATGTTAGAAATCTTAGCTGAGGAAGAGAAACAGCGATTTTATCTATCAAAACTCCGTCTCAGATTTGTGGTGCTATCAGGAGAAAATACCACCTGTGCTTTAGTCCAAAAAATTAAACATTTTCTGGGCAAACAGGTCCGCTTTTTCAATGTATATGGACAAAGTGAAACCATTGGCAACTTTGTCTACGAAATGCCTCCAGACTTTGATCGTCATGAAGGATATTTTCCGGTGGGTTATCCTTATCCTCACAATCATTGCTACATTTTAGATGAAAATCTCAACCCAGTCCCAACCGGAGAAGTGGGTGAACTAATGATGGCTGGAGGTTGTGTCTGTCGGGGTTACTTAAATCGGGATGACCTGACCGCAGAAAAATTTATTCCTAACCCTTGGGCTGACCGAGATTCTACCAGCGATCGCCCTGTACCCACACTGTTTAAAACCGGAGATGTGGTGCGGCAATTACCCGATGGCACTATCGAACTACTGGGTCGCACTGACTTTCAAGTAAAAATTCGCGGTATGCGGGTAGAACTCGATGAAATTGCCACAATCTTAGAAGAACATCAGACCGTTAGACAAGCCACAGTTGTCGCCCACTCAAAACAATCAGGAGAAAATATCCTGGTGGCTTATATCATCCCAGAACCGGCTGAAAATTATCCCGATTCGTCTACATTGCATCATAAATTGCGAGAGTTTTTAATTCAAAAACTCCCAGATTATATGCTACCGGCTGTATTCATGGAACTGGCGGCATTTCCTCGGACTCCTAATGGAAAATTAGATCGTCTTGCTTTACCAAAACCTAGCTTTCTGGACAATCAACCAGGGGACGGGGAATATTCTGCTGACACAGAAATTCAAAAGCTGTTTTGTGAAGCCTTAAACCTGCGTCTAGTTCAGCCCCAGGATACTTTTATTTCCTTGGGAGGTAATTCCCTATCTTATGTTCAATTTTCCATGAAACTTGAGCGCTATCTGGGATATCTACCTCCAGTTTGGGAAGAAATGACTGTTAGTCAACTAGAGAACGAAGAACCAGAGGAGCGAAAAAATAGGACGATTGAAACTAGCATTTTGTTGAGGACTTTAGCAATCTGTGCAGTAGTAATTTTTCACGCCAGTTCAACGAATATTTTTATTAAAGGTGGAGCTTATTTAATGCTGTTAATTGCTGGAAAAAACTTAGCGAGATTTAATGGCGGAAGTTTGCTCGGCGGTCGGTTAATGCAACCCTTTAATTCACTTTTAAGCAACATCATAATTCCTTATGTGTCTATCGTTTGGGTTTTTCAGGTATATGCTCAAATATTAAATAATCCAGAGTATGGATACTGGAATTTTCCAGTTCTGCTATTGGTAAGTAACTTTTTAGATCCAGGAAAAGGCTCAGTATTTTTTGTTTGGTTTATTCAGGTGCTTGCCCAGTTAATTGTGATATTCTTACTACTCTTCTCTATTCCACAAATTCGCAATCTGGCCAACTTATCCCCGTGGAAATTTGGCTTAATGATTTTCGGTGTGGGTGTATTTACTAATCACATAGTGCCATATTTCTGGATGCCTACGCCTGACCAACCAGTCAGTTATTACACTAACCTTTGTTTGCCCTATATGGTACTCTGGCTTTTTGCGATCGGTTGGTCTGCCCACTTTGCCAAATCTAAGTATCAAAAGGTTGTAACTAGCATCATATTGCCGCTCCCCGTATTTATGTGGCCAGAGCAACAGTTATCAATTCAGTTATGGATATTAGTGGGAGGGATGATGGTTATATGGAAACAATATGTTTCTGTACCGCATATATTAAAACAGCCGATACAACTGATTAGTTCTGCATCCTATTCTATCTACGTGTCCCATATGGCTGCGTTTATTCTCCTCAAGAATGTCACAGGAATTGACAAAAATGATAATATAGGTAGTCTTTTGTTGCATATTATCTTTGCGTTAGTAGTAGGAGTGATCCTGTGGTGGGGAATCCAAATTATCCAGAAATTCTTAAATAGAGTGGTCGCCTCAAAAATTAAGTTGGCTTTGGAGTAATATATAGCAATCCTAAATGAAATGATTTAGGATTGCTATATGGATAAAAACCCGGTTTCTCAGTCACTTATCCCAATTCAGAATTAGGGTTGAACTTGCAACTTAATCCGGAGGGTTCCTGAGAGAGATTGGGGGGGTTGCCAACGTTGTAATGTTTGACGAATCAGATCGATCGCCCCTTGATCCGTTAACGTAGAAGCGCGATCGTCTAGCATCACGCGCACGACTCGACCCTGACGAACTACAATTTCCCAAACCACTTCCCCAGTCACTCCTGGAGAAAGATTCACAAATTGGAGTAAGTTTTCTAACTCTGTAGTCGCCTCCGCATCTAATTCATCCGCATCCATGACTTGAATGCGATCGCTCCCTTGGGGGGATGGATTGATTTCGTCCATTGTTGAAGATTCATACAGGGGTTGGGGACTACCGGGACCGGAACGAGCACCTCCAGACAACCGAACAGGTGCCGCAGCGGGTGACGGAGGTGGATATGCGCCGCTAGTCCGACCCCGAGGTGCCATTACCGCATCTGCTTCGCTTTCTTCCCCAAAAATCCCTTCGTAACTGACTCCCTCGGGTAATTCCACGGGGACTTGCACTCGGCGAGTGGTGCCATCAGGATCGACTCGGACTTCTTCGCTGACGGCGACAAAGGCAGTGTAGGCAGACAGCAATCGATAGGCGAGGGCGGTATTGGTTACTGCTGTAACCCCGGATGTGGTTTCTCCCCCATACATTTGAGTCATTAAATCTTTAATTCGATGCCGACCCCACAATTGCGCGATCGCCGGGTTGCCTTCTTCCTCAAATGCCATGCGAAAGAGTTCTTCATAGCGATCGCCATTGGCAGTCATTCCCTTCACTCGTAACTGTCCCCGGGCGCGATCGCCTTTTCGTCCAAACAACACTAAGGGTTGTTCGGCAAACAAATCCGGCGGTAACCCTGGATAAACTTCTGCCGGTTCCCCTCCTCCTTCCCAACTCACCTCAATATTCGTTAAAACGGGATTATTAATCTGTCGGAAAAACCGTTCCGCTACCGCTTCTGTGGGTTCATCCTGACGAATCACTTGGGAGGTTCCTCGCCCAACTTCTGCAAGGCGATCGAGGACAAACCGATTCACCGAACTCCCCACCCCAAAACTATATAAACGGTTTCCCGCTTGTAACTTTTGTTGAACCTCAGCAATGATTTCCATGTCATTGCCAATATAGCCATCAGTTAATAAGACAATACTCCGTAAACGACCATTTTCTGACGGGGGATAATTTAAGACGGTTTGAATGCCATTTAATAACTCAGTTCCCCCATTGGCGTCCAATTGATTGATATAATTGATCGCCATGTTTCGGTTAGCAGGAGTATTGGCTAAAGGTCGAGGAGAGAGGGCAGTTGCGGTATTGGCAAAGTCAATAATGGTAAAGGTATCATTGGGATTTAGGCCATTGATAAAGCGGCGCATCAATTCTTGGGATTTCACGATGGGGTCACCGGATTGAGACCCGCTGGTATCCATTAAAAAGATGACATCTTTGGGGACAATTTCATTGCGGTTGTAATCTAAGGCAGGAATGAGGTAAATGGCAAAATGTCCCCCGCGATCGTCGGATTGGGTGAGGACTGTTGCTTTGGTGCGATCGCCTGAAACTCGATAACGCAGAATTAAATCTTTGTTGGGAATTGAATCAGATTTTGCTAAATCAATTCGGACCAGTTCTCCCGATTGAGAAGTAACAATTTGATGAGAGGGGGACTGGATATTGGAAATCGGAACTCCGGCATTAATCTCCACTGCTACACTAATATCATGACCCGAACGACTGCCCGGACGAAGGACCGGAGGGGTAATCCGAGAGGCATCGGGAACTTGGTTGGTATTCGGGGTTTCCGGGGTGGTTGGAGTCCCGGGAATATAGCGTGGACCGACGACCATTGGGAAGACAAATTCATAATTTCCCCCTTCAAACGGGAGACTATCACTGTAGCGAATGGTGACTTCAATTTGTTCACCGGGTTTGATATTGGCGAGGGATTGGGTGAAGATATTAGGCCGTTCTTGTTCTAATAATGCTGCGGTGCGTCCTTGTTGCCTTGCCTCGTCATAAATGCGTTGGGCTTCTTCCCGTTGTTTGATATCCCCTTTAATGATGCGATCGCCAATTTTAATTTCCATATCATAAACCGCCGCCTCATCGGGAAGCGGGAAGACATAAACGGCTTCTAATGGTTCATTAAAGGGATTTTGAAACCGTTGGGTTACCGCAACTTGGGAGACATTGCCATCAATTCGGGCTTTGACATCGGTATGGGTGAGGGTAAAGGCTTGTTTTTCTCCGTCTGGGGATAAAACATACAAGCCCCCCACATCTTGGGAGTCCGAGGGAGTTTGGGTTTGATTGCCCTGAGAGAGGCTTGAACTAGGGAGCGATCGCGAATTTTGGGCTAAGGTTAAATGGGCGACTGTTCCCACTGCTGTAACCAGGACTAAACAGGCTGGAACAATATAGAGTAATTTCATAGGAACCTCTTTTGAAGAAAATTGAAAAATGTGATGGCTTCTAGGATGGCACAGACATGGGGAAATGAGCAGGGGGTTTCACTTTTTGTAACAAATCCTCGGGAGGATAAGGACTGAAGTCGTGATACCGAACGCGGAAACTCCAGTCAGTTGTTGTCCCTAGTTCGTCAGGATGACTTCAGTCATCTCTGTTCTGATCAGGGGTAAAAATCTATTTAAGAATAAAATTTTGGCTTGATTTAATCTCAAATAAAAAAATAATTTTAGATTAATCCTAGAATTGATAACAACAATTATCATTGATTTCGATAAAATTAATAATAATTCCAGACAGTTTTGGCACATTTTTTAGACTCAGAGACTGGAAATTTTGCATCTTTACAGGCAGCAGGGGTTCAAACTCCCTTTGCCCCCTGGAGTTTTCCTCCCGTGAATCTATCCTCGAAAGAAGACCGCAATATGTTAAACTAGGCGGGTCTGAACCTGGACCAATCCCTTGCCGGGACACAACTACAACTGATTTCCTAGTCACATTCGAGAGTAACCATAAATTCATGTTTGACGCGCTTGCTGAACGGTTAGAAGGAGCCTGGAAGAAACTTCGAGGGCAGGACAAAATTTCCGAATCCAATATTCAAGAAGCCCTACGGGACGTTCGGCGCGCCCTTTTAGAAGCCGATGTCAACCTTCAGGTCGTCAAAGCATTTATTGCCGACGTTGAAGAGAAAGCGCTGGGTGCGGAAGTGGTTTCTGGGGTGCGACCGGACCAGCAGTTTATCAAGATTGTTTACGATGAACTGGTGGAAGTCATGGGGGAAAGTAACGTTCCCCTGGCGCAAGCAGAGACTGCCCCGACGGTTGTGTTGATGGCCGGATTGCAAGGGACAGGTAAAACCACTGCGACGGCTAAATTGGCTTTACATCTGAGAAAGCAAAATCGCACGACCCTGTTGGTGGCAACGGACATTTATCGACCGGCGGCGATCGACCAATTGCTGACCCTGGGGAAACAGATTGATGTGCCGGTGTTTGAACTGGGGACTGATGCGGACCCGGTGGAAATTGCGCGGCAGGGGATTCAACACGCCGTGGCGATCGGGGTGGATACGGTGATTGTGGATACTGCCGGTCGTCTGCAAATTGATGCAGATATGATGGCGGAGTTGGCCCAGATTAAAGAGACGATCCAACCTCATGAAACCCTGTTAGTGGTGGATGCCATGACGGGTCAAGAGGCGGCGAATCTCACCCGGACCTTTAATGATGAAATTGGCATCACTGGGGCGATTCTGACCAAATTGGATGGGGATACCCGTGGGGGGGCGGCCCTTTCGGTGCGGCAACTGTCGGGACAACCGATTAAATTTGTCGGGGTTGGGGAAAAGGTAGAGGCCCTACAGCCCTTTTATCCCGATCGCATGGCATCTCGGATTCTCGGCATGGGTGACGTGCTCACCCTAGTCGAACGGGCGGCAGAGCAAGTGGACCTTGCCGATGCCGAGAAGATGCAGCAAAAGATTTTGCAGGCGCAATTTGACTTTAACGACTTCCTCAAGCAGATGCGCTTGATGAAGAATATGGGGTCGTTAGGCGGATTGCTGAAAATGATTCCCGGCGTTGGGAAAATCTCCGATGACCAGTTGTCCAAGGGCGAGTCTCAGCTTAAAAGTGCTGAGGCGATGATTAATTCCATGACGGCCCAGGAACGGGTAAATCCTGATTTGTTAGCGGGTTCTCCCTCCCGGCGTAAACGGGTGGCCCGGGGTTCCGGTCATGATGATGCAGCAGTGACTAAGCTGGTAACGGATTTCTCCCGAATGCGAATGATGATGCAGCGCATGGGTCAAGGGGACTTGACTGGGATGCCGGGAATGGGAGGAATGTTCGGCCCCGGAGGGGGACAACCCGGACGAGGGGGCTATCCTGGGGGTCCTGGGAAGAAGAAAAAGAAAGCCAAGAAGAAAAAGGGCTTTGGGGAACTGTAACTGACCTGTTCCCACAGGTCTAGGGTTTTCAAGTCGGTTCTGGGAGCTAAGGGAGAAGAAACCGGGTTTCTGGCCCTGATTTTTGGGCAATGGACAGAGATTTTTGTCAGAAACCCAGTTTCTGATCGCGGTTGTGTTGATGCCTTATAAGATGCTATAATCAATGACTTTGCAGCGGAAATTTGGTAGAGGGAATGTTGTAGATGCTGACCCTCAGAAACAGTTAAGCTGTAATGTGATGGCCTAGAATGGTTACGAAAAAGAAGTAGGAGCAAGATGATCAAAATTCGATTGAAGAGATTCGGTAAGAAAAAAGAAGTCAGCTATCGGATTGTGGCGATGCAGAGCACGACTCGTCGGGATGGACGTCCTTTAGAAGAATTGGGATTCTACAATCCGAGAAATGATGAAACTCGTCTGAATGTCCCCGCCCTGGTGAAGCGACTGCAACAAGGCGCTCAACCCACCGAGACGGTGCGTCACATTCTTGAGAAAGCCAATGTCTTTGAACAGGTCAATGCCAGAACCCCTTCCTAATTCTATCAACGAACCACTCACTCCCCAAGCAGCATCTGAGGGCGAGAAAAAAAAGTCTAGCCCCGATTATGGCGGGTTAGTACGATTTCTGGTGGAACCGTTGCTAGAAACACCAGACACATTACGAGTGGATTGCGAGTTGTTGGCAAGTGTCCCGAAAGTCTGGATTCGCATGGCGTTTGAGGATCCAGAAAAAGGGCGCGTGTTTGGGCGCGGCGGACGCAATATGCACGCGGTGCGAACAATATTAGAAGCAGCAGCGAAGGATGCAGGGGAATCGATTTATTTAGATATCTATGGGGGGTGGCCGAGCGATCGCTCAACGTCATCGGAAATTTCCGCCTCTAAACCGACGGTAAGTCCAGCCCTGCGAAATGGTCCGGTTCGTGCTGCCCCCAAACGTGCCGATCGCTCCTAAGCGATGCGATCGCCCAGTAGCTTGGGAGGAGGAGTGGGGCAGTCGCACTCGTGTTCCAGCCCCGCTTCCCCAAGACTTATCTCGTTTTCCCGCACCGATATTCTCAAAGTTCTCTGTCAAGACGCCTGTTTGCAGCCCGATTTGCAAAGAAGGCGTCTTTTTGCATTTTTTAAAACTTTACCTGTAATGGATATGGCATGGAAGAAAATACAACCCTTGAACTCCCTTCTCAAGAAAGCGCCTTAGCCCTCAGTGGCGATCGCGAGGAAAACCTCAAACTCTTATCCAAACAAACCGGGGCCCGAGTCGTTCTGCGCGGACAAGATTTATTCATCCAAGGCACCCCCAACCAAATCGAACTCTGCACTCGCTTAGTGCGATCGCTCTCGGACCTCTGGATAGCAGGTAAACCCATCACCAACGTTGATATCCTCACCGCCCGTCACGCCTTGGATACCCAACGCCAGGACGAACTCAGCGAAATGCGCCAAGATATCCTCGCCAAAAACCGCCGGGGTGAAGAAATTCGCGCCAAAACCTTTCGCCAGCGGTCCTACATCAAAGCCATCCGCAGCCATGATCTGACATTTTGCATTGGTCCAGCAGGCACCGGCAAAACCTTCCTCGCCACCATCCTCGCCGCCCAATCCCTCCTCGCCAATGACTACGAACGGCTAATTTTAACTCGCCCTGCCGTAGAAGCAGGGGAAAAACTCGGCTTCCTTCCCGGGGACTTGCAACAAAAAATTAATCCCTATCTGCGCCCCCTCTACGATGCCCTCTATGAAGTCATCGAACCCGAAAAAATCGCCAACCTCATGGAACGCGGCATCATTGAAGTTGCCCCCCTCGCCTATATGCGGGGACGCACCCTCAATCGTTCTTTCGTCATCCTCGATGAAGCGCAAAACACCACCCCCGCCCAAATGAAAATGGTTTTAACCCGCCTTGGGTTTAAATCCCGCATGGTAGTCACCGGAGACATTACCCAAACCGATTTACCCATGCATCAGCAGTCCGGTTTAAATGTCGCCAAAAATATCCTGCAAAATGTAGAAGGTATTGCCTTTTGCAACCTCTCTCAAGCTGATGTGGTCCGCAATCCTCTGGTTCAGCGGATCGTCGCCGCCTATGAAAGCCATGATAAATAGGGGAATATCCCTCTGTTTGATGGTGTTAATTCTGCTATTCATCCCTGGGAATGCTCTAGCGGGACCCCTAG includes:
- the ffh gene encoding signal recognition particle protein, producing the protein MFDALAERLEGAWKKLRGQDKISESNIQEALRDVRRALLEADVNLQVVKAFIADVEEKALGAEVVSGVRPDQQFIKIVYDELVEVMGESNVPLAQAETAPTVVLMAGLQGTGKTTATAKLALHLRKQNRTTLLVATDIYRPAAIDQLLTLGKQIDVPVFELGTDADPVEIARQGIQHAVAIGVDTVIVDTAGRLQIDADMMAELAQIKETIQPHETLLVVDAMTGQEAANLTRTFNDEIGITGAILTKLDGDTRGGAALSVRQLSGQPIKFVGVGEKVEALQPFYPDRMASRILGMGDVLTLVERAAEQVDLADAEKMQQKILQAQFDFNDFLKQMRLMKNMGSLGGLLKMIPGVGKISDDQLSKGESQLKSAEAMINSMTAQERVNPDLLAGSPSRRKRVARGSGHDDAAVTKLVTDFSRMRMMMQRMGQGDLTGMPGMGGMFGPGGGQPGRGGYPGGPGKKKKKAKKKKGFGEL
- the rpsP gene encoding 30S ribosomal protein S16; the protein is MIKIRLKRFGKKKEVSYRIVAMQSTTRRDGRPLEELGFYNPRNDETRLNVPALVKRLQQGAQPTETVRHILEKANVFEQVNARTPS
- a CDS encoding KH domain-containing protein, with amino-acid sequence MPEPLPNSINEPLTPQAASEGEKKKSSPDYGGLVRFLVEPLLETPDTLRVDCELLASVPKVWIRMAFEDPEKGRVFGRGGRNMHAVRTILEAAAKDAGESIYLDIYGGWPSDRSTSSEISASKPTVSPALRNGPVRAAPKRADRS
- a CDS encoding PhoH family protein, producing the protein MEENTTLELPSQESALALSGDREENLKLLSKQTGARVVLRGQDLFIQGTPNQIELCTRLVRSLSDLWIAGKPITNVDILTARHALDTQRQDELSEMRQDILAKNRRGEEIRAKTFRQRSYIKAIRSHDLTFCIGPAGTGKTFLATILAAQSLLANDYERLILTRPAVEAGEKLGFLPGDLQQKINPYLRPLYDALYEVIEPEKIANLMERGIIEVAPLAYMRGRTLNRSFVILDEAQNTTPAQMKMVLTRLGFKSRMVVTGDITQTDLPMHQQSGLNVAKNILQNVEGIAFCNLSQADVVRNPLVQRIVAAYESHDK